Within the Chitinophagales bacterium genome, the region CTTCTTGAGATTTAATGTAAATTTCTGCACCCGTTTGATCTATATCTTTTAAATAAGTGTTTACTTTTTTAATTAGCTCCGCATCATGAGGTCGGTCTTCGCTTAACCAAAATACAGCAGGTGTTTCACTTAGCTTAGAACGTTTTACGGCAAGTTTTACCCAATCTTGTACCGGAGCATCTTTGGTTTGGCACATACGCCATATATCGCCTTTTTCTACATCATTGCTCAATAAAACTTTTCCATTTCCGTCCAATACTTGTACTGTTCCTTCTTCTTGTATTTCAAAGGTTTTATCGTGCGAACCATATTCTTCTGCTTTTTGAGCCATTAAACCCACATTAGGAACCGTTCCCATAGTGCGTGGGTCAAAAGCACCGTGCTTTTTACAAAAATCTATAGTTTCTGAATATAAAGGAGCATAACTACTATCCGGAATTACTGCTTTAGTATCTTGTTGTTGTCCTTTTTCGTTCCACATTTGCCCGGAGTTTCTAATCATAGCAGCCATAGAAGCGTCTATAATTATATCGCTAGGTACATGCAGGTTGGTTATTCCTTTGTCAGAATCTACCATAGCTATTTGCGGACGCTCGGCATATATTTTTTCTATCTCTTTATTTAAACGATCTTTTTCTGCTTGTGGCAATTCTTGCATTTTGCTAACAAAATCGCCAAAACCATTATTTACATCTACGCCCAATTTATCCATTAAATCTCCATTTTTTTCAAATAAATCTTTAAAGAAAACTTTAACGGCATAGCCAAAAATAATAGGGTCAGACACTTTCATCATTGTAGCTTTCATGTGCAATGAAAATAACACACCTTGCTTTTTAGCATCGGCTACTTGCTCAGTTAAAAACTTTTTTAAAGCTTTTACACTCATGTAAGAAATATCTATAACTTCATCTTTAAGCAAAGGCAAACTTTCTTTTAATACAACAGTATTTCCACTTTTAGTTTTCAATACAATTTTAGCATTTGTAGCTTCGCTAAGTGTTTTAGATTGCTCATTATGTCTAAAATCTCCACTGCTCATAGTAGATACATGCGTTTTAGAGTCTTTGCTCCACGCTCCCATTTTATGTGGGTTATTCTTGGCATACAATTTTACGGGTTTTGGAGCTCTACGGTCAGAGTTTCCTTCTCTCAACACAGGATTAACAGCACTACCTTTTACTTTGTTATAGCGTGCTAATATATCTTTTTCTTTAGCATCTTTTGGTTCTTCTATATAATTAGGTATAGCATATCCATTAGCTTGTAGTTCTTTAATGGCAGCTTTAAGTTGAGGCACAGAAGCACTAATGTTAGGCAATTTAATAACATTAGCTTCTTCTTTTTTTACCAATTCGCCTAAATAGGCTAAACCGTCCGGTGATTTTTGTTCATCTGTTAAATAGTCTTGAAAAGCGTCTAAAATTCTTCCTGCTAAAGAAATATCGGAAGTTTCTACATTAACTCCTGCTGCTTTAGCAAATTTTTGAATAATAGGAAGAAAAGAAAATGTAGCCAAATAAGGGGCTTCATCTGTAATGGTATATATAATTTTCTCTTTGTCTGACATGTGTATATTTTAGTTTGGTTAACAAATGAGGTGCAAAGGTATGGAATTATACAATTATTATAAATGAAGATTCATTAAAACTGCTTAAAATTTTATTAAAAAATAAGATTTAGCTATATTTACTTAATGAAAAAAATTTTATTTACTACTGCTTTAATATTTTCGCTATTAACGGTTAGTGCTCAACGTTTTTTTGTTAATGAGGATAACACACTTACCGTATGCGATACTAGTTATACACCTGGAGGCATTAGTGCCGATTCTGTATTGATTTGCCAAAATCCTCAAGAAGGAACAGCTACCATCTCTGGCAACTGTGTTAATTACACACCAAACCCTAACTACTTTGGTTATGATTCTATGTGTGTTAGTGTTTGTATGGCTGGTGTTTGTGTAGATACTATGGTAAACATTACTATTAACCCGGTAGGAGAAAATCATATTTTTTCTATACCGGAAGATGCTTCATATTTTGCTTGTGAAGCAGTTTTAGCTGGTGGTAGTGATGTCATATTTACTATAAGTTCTGCACCTACTTATGGCGTAGCAGGCACTAATCCTGCATGTGTTACCTATAATGCCGGTGGCACAAACTACGTTGGTTATGACACTGTAGGTATTATAATGTGTGTAGATACGCTATGCGATACTTCTAATATTGTTTTCAATATGACACCTGTTACAGAAACTATAAATGTAGTAGATAGTGGCAATGGTGTTTCTATTTGTTATTCAGATTTAATGACCACACTTGATAGCTTTAGTACTATTTCTATAACTACGCAACCAAATCCTGGGACTGCAAGTGTAAATGGAAATACCAACTGTGTAGATTATGTGCCAGATCCGGCAGTAGTAGCTACAGGAAATGGAGGGACAGACCAGCTAAGCATACAAGTTTGCAACCCCAATGGTATTTGCGATATAACCAACGTAAATATTAACATATTAGGTTTTACGGTTTTTAATAATACTAATGCTGCTCAATTAGCTCAATCTTTAGCAGGAAGTGGGGTAACCATTACAAACCCTGTTTTAAATTGTAATAATGCAGGTTCAGGAAGTTTTATAAATGCTCCTGGGGCATTGGGCATTAAAGATGGTGTAATCTTATCTAGTGGAGAAGCAATAGACGCACAAGGTGTTCCCGGAGATTTTCCTTCTACTAGTTTTGGCGGTGGTGGAGATCCTAATTTAAACGCTTTACTAACATCTATGGGCGAAACATACGACACCTATGATGCCTGTGTTTTAGAATTTGATATTCAAGTATTAGGAGATTCTTTGACTTTCAATTATGCCATGGGCTCTGAAGAATATCCTGAACCGGTAACAAATGCTGATAACTATGTATGTGGAGCTGTAAATGATATTTTTGGATTTTTTATTTCAGGTCCAAATCCGGTAGGTCCAAATTATAGTAGCCAAAATGTAGCATTAATACCCGGATCAACTACACCTGTATCTATTAATACTGTTAATAGTGGTATTTCAACTACTTTCCCAACAGCTAGCACTTGTGTGTTAACAAACACAAATCATTATAATGGAGCAATAAATATGATTAGCTACGATGGAGTAACTAATGCTTTACAAGCTAAGGCTTTAACCGTTCCTTGTCAAACCTATCATTTCAAATTAGCTATAGCAGATGGAGGCGATGAAGTATGGGATTCAGGTGTTTTTTTAGAAGCAGGAAGTTTTCAATCTATTCCTGTAAGTTTGGCTTCGCAAACTAACTTAGGTAATGCCTTCACTAATGCTGTAGAGGGTTGTGTAGAAGGTGAGTTTATTTTTCAACTTACATCTCCTTTGCCTAATGACTATACCATACACTTTGGTGTAGGCGGTACGGCAACAAACGGTGTTGACTACCAACTTGTAGAAGACAGCGTAGTTATTCCTGCCGGAGATACTTCTTTTGTCGTTAATATTAACACTATAGATGACGGAGTAACTGAACCTACTGAAACTATAAAATTATATCTGTTAAATCCTTGCACCAACTTAGCTTATGATAGTGCTGAAATTTTACTTATAGATGCAGTTCCTTTTAGCTTAACAGCTAATATTCCTCCACCTCCAAGAATTTGTTCTGGAGATACGATAGGTGTTATAGCTATAGTAAACGGAGCTAATAGTGGTGCAGCCACTTACCAATGGACACAAGACGGCACTGTATTGAGTCCCAACTCAAGTGCTACAAATGTAATACCTCCAGATAGTAGATGGTATTATGTTGATTATTCTTTAGGTGCTTGTACCCAATCTGATTCTATATTTATTGAAGTAAGTGAGTTTAGCGTTGATATA harbors:
- a CDS encoding NADP-dependent isocitrate dehydrogenase — its product is MSDKEKIIYTITDEAPYLATFSFLPIIQKFAKAAGVNVETSDISLAGRILDAFQDYLTDEQKSPDGLAYLGELVKKEEANVIKLPNISASVPQLKAAIKELQANGYAIPNYIEEPKDAKEKDILARYNKVKGSAVNPVLREGNSDRRAPKPVKLYAKNNPHKMGAWSKDSKTHVSTMSSGDFRHNEQSKTLSEATNAKIVLKTKSGNTVVLKESLPLLKDEVIDISYMSVKALKKFLTEQVADAKKQGVLFSLHMKATMMKVSDPIIFGYAVKVFFKDLFEKNGDLMDKLGVDVNNGFGDFVSKMQELPQAEKDRLNKEIEKIYAERPQIAMVDSDKGITNLHVPSDIIIDASMAAMIRNSGQMWNEKGQQQDTKAVIPDSSYAPLYSETIDFCKKHGAFDPRTMGTVPNVGLMAQKAEEYGSHDKTFEIQEEGTVQVLDGNGKVLLSNDVEKGDIWRMCQTKDAPVQDWVKLAVKRSKLSETPAVFWLSEDRPHDAELIKKVNTYLKDIDQTGAEIYIKSQEEAVKYTLERLKDGLDTISVTGNVLRDFNTDLFPILELGTSAKMLSIVPLMNGGGLFETGAGGSAPKHVQQLESENHLRWDSLGEFLALAESLEHLALLYGNNKASVLAKALDKATEKVLTNGKSPSRKVNELDNRGSHFYLAMYWAQALATQNEDADLKKAFAPVAQQLFDNEDQIVEELAKVQGHAVDLGGYYFPNTDKVTAVMRPSKTLNDIIG